The proteins below come from a single Fusarium verticillioides 7600 chromosome 3, whole genome shotgun sequence genomic window:
- a CDS encoding 40S ribosomal protein S12 has translation MSDVEDNTPEVADVVEVSGDAPKGQMSILDALKGVLKLSLMHDGLARGLREASKALDRRQAHMCVLNENCEEEAYKKLVVALCNEHNIPLIQIPDGKQLGEWAGLCVLDREGNARKVVNCSCVVVKDWGEESQERSILLNYFQTEQ, from the exons ATG TCGGACGTAGAAGACAACACCCCCGAGGTCGccgatgttgttgaggtttCCGGCGATGCCCCCAAGGGCCAGATGTCCATTCTCGACGCTCTCAAGGGTGTCCTGAAGCTCTCTCTTATGCACGACGGTCTCGCTCGTGGTCTCCGTGAGGCTTCCAAGGCCCTCGATCGCCGACAGGCACACATGTGTGTCTTGAACGAGAActgcgaggaggaggcctacaagaagcttgttgtcGCTCTCTGCAACGAGCACAACATCCCCTTGATCCAGATCCCCGACGGAAAGCAGCTCGGCGAGTGGGCCGGTCTCT GCGTTCTTGACCGTGAGGGTAACGCCCGCAAGGTCGTCAACTGCTCTTGcgtcgtcgtcaaggacTGGGGTGAGGAGTCTCAGGAGCGATCTATCCTTCTCAACTATTTCCAGACTGAGCAGTAA
- a CDS encoding peptidyl-prolyl cis-trans isomerase PIN4: protein MGKNDKKGADKGGKGKADKGKDAKDSGGKSKGAQSINVRHILCEKHAKKEEALTKLNDGLKFDEVAREYSEDKARQGGSLGWKTKGSLDPKFEEVAFALEPSTTACPKFVECKTEFGYHIIMVEGRK, encoded by the exons ATGGGCAAAAACGACAAGAAAGGTGCCGACAAGGGaggcaagggcaaggcagACAAGGGTAAAGATGCAAAAGACTCTGGCGGCAAATCTAAAGGTGCCCAGAGCATCAACGTCCGTCACATTCTG TGCGAGAAAcacgccaagaaggaggaggctctGACAAAGTTGAACGACGGCCTCAAATTCGATGAGGTTGCAAGGGAGTACTCAgaagacaaggcaaggcaaggtgGTTCACTGGGGTGGAAGACCAAGGGTAGCTTGGACCccaagtttgaggaggtGGCTTTTGCTCTTGAGCCCAGCACGACCGCCTGTCCAAAATTTGTAGAGTGCAAGACCGAGTTTGgatatcatatcatcatg GTCGAGGGACGAAAGTAG
- a CDS encoding enoyl-CoA hydratase — MNAFRCMRPVAGRVAFQRPTLPRVARAYSSGTYEYIQVSQPKPGVGQVTLNRPKALNALCTPLIKELNQALLEFNVADDTSVIILTGSQKAFAAGADIKEMAPLTFAEAYTKSFIESWSDLTTQVKKPIIAAVSGHALGGGCELAMMCDLIYCTENANFGQPEIKLGTVPGAGGSQRLTRAIGKSKAMELILTGKSLSGVDAEKWGLAARVFPTHEALMEETLKTAETIAGYSKVAVQAAKEVVNKSQDLALRDGVEYERRVFHSLFGSQDQKIGMKAFAEKKKAEWSHS, encoded by the exons ATGAACGCTTTCCGCTGCATGAGACCAGTGGCAGGTCGGGTGGCCTTCCAAAGGCCTACTCTTCCTCGCGTTGCTCGAGCTTACAGCTCGGGGACTTATGAGTATATCCAGGTTTCTCAACCCAAGCCCGGTGTTGGACAAG TTACCTTGAACCGTCCCAAGGCCCTCAACGCCCTGTGCACGCCCCTTATCAAAGAGCTCAACCAGGCTCTTCTTGAATTTAATGTGGCGGACGATACGTCAGTCATCATTTTAACCGGCTCCCAAAAGGCGTTTGCAGCTGGTGCTGATATCAAGGAGATGGCCCCTCTTACCTTCGCCGAAGCTTACACCAAGTCCTTCATCGAGTCCTGGTCAGACCTCACCACTCAGGTGAAAAAGCCAATAATCGCTGCAGTCTCAGGGCATGCCCTTGGTGGAGGCTGCGAGCTCGCCATGATGTGTGATCTCATCTATTGTACAGAGAATGCGAACTTCGGCCAACCAGAGATCAAGCTCGGGACTGTTCCCGGAGCTGGTGGTAGTCAGCGCCTTACTCGTGCCATCGGCAAGTCAAAGGCAATGGAACTCATTCTGACCGGAAAGTCGCTTTCTGGTGTCGATGCCGAGAAATGGGGACTAGCTGCCAGGGTCTTTCCCACGCATGAGGCTCTGATGGAAGAGACGCTCAAGACAGCCGAGACAATTGCTGGCTACTCCAAGGTGGCTGTTCAAGCCGCCAAGGAGGTTGTTAACAAGAGCCAGGATTTGGCTCTGCGTGACGGTGTCGAGTATGAGAGGCGGGTCTTCCACAGCTTGTTTGGTAGTCAAGATCAGAAGATTGGCATGAAGGCATTcgcagaaaagaagaaggctgagtGGAGCCACTCATAA
- a CDS encoding STE/STE7/MKK protein kinase yields the protein MADQQPQSSDSTPLPPAAPTPISLPTHNSGPSPVPLLRPAIPGARSGGARTPRLGLAIPPSPNAKAVGNQGAAAAAPSRPPLPTLHLATPMGSQVTPHEQLPRSQCATQASAGGGSESSAAHSRSGSFGPLDGRASNPTSAGSQYSALSFASQYGIGVSRPQGTPDPVSAVGSMYSERSEGGVSMERDGSLQGLEAFDKLSLEKARTLDVDELDEEGWRIASLEKRIVEIGNLGEGAGGAVTRCKLKGGNTVFALKVITTNPDPDVKKQILRELGFNKECASDHICKYYGAFVDPATATISIAMEFCEGGSLDSIYKEVKRLGGRTGEKVLGKIAEGVLGGLTYLHTRRIIHRDIKPSNILLCRDGAVKLCDFGVSGDFGTKGEANTFIGTSYYMAPERITGQSYTITSDVWSTGVTLLEVAQHRFPFPADGTEMQPRAGLIDLLTYIVRQNVPKLKDEPEMDVYWSDNFKYFIECCLEKQPNRRASPWKMMEHPWMVEMRSKRVNMVKYLSFVWGWDEQPKDS from the exons ATGGCCgaccaacagcctcaaagTTCTGATTCGACTCCACTACCC CCTGCTGCTCCAACTCCCATTTCTCTGCCAACACATAACTCGGGCCCTTCTCCTGTGCCTCTCCTCCGACCCGCCATTCCTGGCGCCAGAAGTGGTGGAGCTCGTACACCCAGACTTGGTCTCGCTATCCCACCGTCACCCAATGCCAAAGCTGTAGGCAATCAAGGAGCAGCCGCGGCTGCACCCTCAAGGCCCCCTTTGCCGACACTACACCTAGCTACCCCTATGGGTAGTCAAGTCACACCCCATGAACAATTACCACGATCCCAATGTGCGACCCAAGCATCGGCAGGTGGCGGTAGTGAAAGTAGCGCGGCTCACTCAAGGTCTGGCAGTTTCGGCCCTCTAGATGGACGGGCAAGCAACCCCACTTCTGCGGGATCTCAATATTCCgctttgtcttttgcttcGCAGTATGGTATAGGTGTATCAAGACCTCAAGGTACTCCGGATCCGGTATCTGCTGTGGGATCTATGTACTCCGAGAGAAGCGAGGGTGGGGTATCCATGGAGCGAGATGGAAGTCTTCAAGGTTTGGAGGCATTCGATAAACTAAGCCTTGAGAAGGCCAGGACTCTGGAcgttgatgaacttgacgaaGAGGGTTGGAGAATTGcaagcttggagaagagaattGTCGAGATTGGGAATCTAGGTGAAGGTGCTGGAGGTGCTGTCACAAGAtgcaagctcaagggtgGTAACACTGTTTTTGCCCTCAAG GTCATCACTACGAATCCGGACCCcgatgtcaagaagcagatTCTCAGAGAGCTGGGATTCAACAAAGAGTGCGCTTCAGACCACATATGCAAGTACTATGGAGCCTTTGTCGACCCGGCTACGGCCACAATCTCAATTGCAATGGAGTTTTGTGAAGGCGGTTCGCTTGATAGCATTTATAAGGAGGTCAAGCGTTTGGGGGGCAGAACAGGAGAGAAGGTCTTAGGAAAGATTGCTGAGGGTGTTCTGGGCGGCCTGACGTACCTGCATACTCGACGCATCATTCACCGTGACATCAAACCTTCGAACATCCTGCTCTGCCGAGATGGTGCCGTGAAACTTTGCGATTTTGGCGTCTCTGGCGATTTTGGTACTAAGGGAGAGGCCAATACTTTTATCGGCACCAGCTATTATATGGCACCCGAGCGTATCACCGGCCAGTCCTATACTATTACTTCGGATGTTTGGTCAACCGGAGTTACCCTTCTCGAGGTTGCGCAGCATCGTTTCCCGTTCCCCGCAGACGGCACAGAAATGCAACCGCGGGCTGGTCTTATAGATTTACTCACATACATCGTAAGACAGAACGTGCCCAAACTGAAGGACGAACCTGAAATGGATGTGTATTGGAGTGACAACTTTAAATATTTTATCGAGTGCTG TTTGGAAAAACAACCCAACAGACGAGCCAGTccttggaagatgatggagcaCCCATGGATGGTTGAGATGCGCTCCAAGCGTGTCAACATGGTGAAATATCTTTCTTTTGTCTGGGGTTGGGATGAACAACCTAAGGACTCTTAG
- a CDS encoding 40S ribosomal protein S22 — protein sequence MVRTSVLHDALNAINNAEKAGKRQVLIRPSSKVIIKFLQVMQRHGYIGEFEEVDDHRSGKIVVQLNGRLNKTGVISPRYNVRLSELEKWVVKLLPARQFGYVILTTSAGIMDHEEARRKHVSGKIIGFFY from the exons ATGGTTCGCACTTCCGTCCTCCACGATGCGctcaacgccatcaacaacgccgagaaggctggcAAGCGCCAGGTCCTGATCCGACCTTCTTCCAAGGTCATTATCAAGTTCCTCCAGGTCATGCAGCGCCACG GATATATCGGAGAGTTCGAGGAGGTCGACGACCACCGATCCGGCAAGATTGTCGTCCAGCTCAACGGCCGCCTGAACAAGACTGGTGTCATCTCCCCCCGCTACAACGTCCGCCTCTCTGAGCTCGAGAAGTGGGTTGTCAAGCTGCTCCCTGCCCGTCAGTTCGGCTATGTCATCCTCACAACCTCAGCTGGTATCATGGACCACGAGGAGGCCCGACGCAAGCACGTTTCTGGCAAGatcattggcttcttctACTAA
- a CDS encoding ATP-dependent RNA helicase DBP8 codes for MVSPVDPECATAVSDDEILSGAASSSEESDYLDSATSRKRRRTTEVPQTEGNKIEDEDEVDNEVKRVLSTIKVPSRIKRAVQVDQEEAQTKALNTPKNSIQAPTDPNTTFSSLNVRPWLVQSLANMAIKRPTGIQKGCIPEILKGRDCIGGSRTGSGKTVAFAVPILQKWSEDPTAIFAIVLTPTRELALQIFEQFKAISSPQSLKAILVTGGSDMRTQAIEIGKRPHVIIATPGRLADHIRTSGEDTICGLRRVRYVVLDEADRLLNANGPGSMLPDVEECLSVLPPATERQTLLFTATITPEVRALKDMPIKPGKQPVFVCEVDTQTLAIPTTLKQMYLKTPVTHKEHYLHVFLLTEANVDKTVILFCNRTSTADYLHHLLRMLDHRVTSLHSKLPQRQRIDNLARFRASAARILVATDVAARGLDIPEVSLVINYDLPRDPDDYIHRVGRTARAGRKGEAVSFVGQRDVELALTIEKRVGRDMESWEEEGVNLETRVVRDALKIVSEKKREALLEVEEGREVGGKRKRTKQKLRAE; via the coding sequence ATGGTGTCGCCTGTCGATCCCGAATGTGCGACTGCTGTGTCAGACGACGAAATCTTGTCTGGTGCCGCTTCATCCTCTGAAGAATCTGACTACCTCGACAGCGCCACATCTCGAAAACGCCGGAGGACAACAGAAGTGCCCCAGACTGAAGGTAACAAGAtcgaagacgaggatgaggtAGACAACGAGGTGAAAAGAGTTCTCTCTACTATCAAGGTCCCGTCTCGAATCAAGCGAGCCGTTCAAGTCGACCAGGAGGAGGCTCAAACTAAAGCCTTGAACACACCCAAGAACTCGATTCAGGCTCCTACCGACCCAAATACCACCTTTTCTTCCCTCAACGTGCGACCATGGCTGGTACAGTCACTAGCAAATATGGCTATCAAACGGCCGACGGGGATTCAAAAGGGCTGTATTCCCGAGATCTTGAAAGGCAGGGATTGTATTGGCGGCAGTCGAACAGGTTCCGGTAAAACAGTAGCATTCGCTGTGCCTATCTTGCAGAAATGGTCAGAGGATCCTACTGCCATCTTTGCTATCGTCTTaacaccaacaagagaaCTAGCACTGCAGATTTTTGAGCAGTTCAAAgccatctcttctcctcagaGCCTCAAGGCGATCTTGGTGACAGGAGGCTCAGATATGCGCACACAGGCCATTGAGATCGGAAAGCGGCCGCATGTGATAATTGCAACCCCTGGTCGTCTGGCGGATCATATTCGAACTTCCGGAGAGGATACCATTTGCGGATTGAGGAGAGTTCGATACgtggttcttgatgaagctgatcgccttctcaacgccaaTGGGCCTGGCAGTATGCTTCCTGACGTGGAAGAGTGCCTCTCTGTTCTTCCCCCAGCTACCGAGAGACAGACGCTTCTGTTTACTGCTACTATTACTCCCGAAGTTCGAGCTCTCAAGGACATGCCAATCAAGCCTGGAAAGCAACCAGTATTCGTGTGTGAGGTTGACACGCAGACATTGGCTATACCTACAACGTTGAAACAGATGTACCTCAAGACACCCGTCACTCATAAGGAGCACTACCTCCACGTCTTCTTGCTCACCGAAGCAAATGTCGACAAAACTGTTATCCTATTCTGCAACCGAACCTCGACCGCCGACTACCTTCACCACCTTCTTCGAATGCTTGATCATCGAGTGACCTCTCTGCACTCTAAGCTTCCTCAAAGACAGCGAATCGACAACTTGGCTCGATTCCGCGCTTCAGCGGCACGTATCCTTGTAGCAACCGACGTTGCCGCTCGTGGTTTGGATATTCCTGAAGTCAGCCTTGTTATCAACTACGATCTCCCACGCGACCCCGATGACTACATCCATCGGGTCGGTCGTACAGCCCGCGCGGGTCGTAAAGGTGAGGCGGTCAGCTTTGTGGGTCAGCGTGACGTTGAACTGGCCCTTACAATCGAGAAGCGTGTCGGTCGTGATATGGAATCttgggaggaagagggcgTCAATCTCGAGACTCGTGTGGTTCGcgatgccctcaagatcGTGTCTGAGAAGAAACGCGAGGCTTTATTGGAGGTAGAGGAAGGGAGGGAAGTCGGTGGCAAGCGAAAGCGCACAAAGCAAAAGTTGCGAGCGGAATAA